In the genome of Falsirhodobacter halotolerans, one region contains:
- the purL gene encoding phosphoribosylformylglycinamidine synthase subunit PurL, which translates to MSEPTITPELIAAHGLKPDEYARILDIIGREPTFTELGIFSAMWNEHCSYKSSKKWLRTLPTTGPQVICGPGENAGVVDIGDGQAVIFKMESHNHPSYIEPHQGAATGVGGILRDVFTMGARPIAAMNSLSFGVPSHPKTSHLVKGVVEGVGSYGNAFGVPTVGGEVRFHRAYNGNCLVNAFAAGLADADAIFYSAASGVGMPVVYLGAKTGRDGVGGATMASAEFDDTIEEKRPTVQVGDPFTEKRLLEACLELMASGAVISIQDMGAAGLTCSAVEMGDKGGLGIRLDLENVPQRETHMTAYEMMLSESQERMLMVLKPDMEAEARAIFVKWDLDFAIVGETIPEDRFLIRHNGAVKADIPLSKLSSSAPEYDRPWVETPAAAPLGDVPQIDPIDGLRTLIASPSYAHKAWVYEQYDSMVMADTIRAPGLGAGVVRVHGTDKALAFTSDVTPRYVKANPQQGGRQAVAEAYRNLIAVGARPLATTDNLNFGNPEKPEIMGQFVGAIKGIGEAVAALDMPIVSGNVSLYNETDGQGILPTPTIGAVGLLSSLSDLIAGQPSEGDLAVVIGATEGHLGQSALLAEMGIEDGDAPPVDLAVERRNGEFLRANRARLKAATDLSDGGLALAAFEMAEGARLGLTLTAGDIPTLFGEDQARYLVAIAPSDLAALTAAADAAGVPVAQVGSFGGQSVRLGTASADLADLSRTYRTAFEAAVA; encoded by the coding sequence ATGTCCGAGCCCACCATCACGCCCGAGCTGATCGCCGCCCATGGCCTGAAACCGGATGAATACGCCCGGATTCTGGACATCATCGGACGCGAGCCGACCTTCACCGAACTCGGCATCTTCAGCGCGATGTGGAACGAGCATTGCTCCTACAAATCGTCCAAGAAATGGCTGCGCACCCTGCCCACCACAGGTCCGCAAGTCATCTGCGGCCCGGGCGAGAATGCGGGCGTGGTCGATATCGGCGACGGGCAGGCCGTGATCTTCAAGATGGAGAGCCACAACCACCCGTCCTATATCGAGCCGCATCAGGGGGCTGCGACCGGCGTGGGCGGCATCCTGCGGGACGTCTTCACCATGGGCGCACGTCCCATTGCCGCCATGAACTCGCTGTCCTTCGGCGTGCCCTCCCACCCCAAGACCAGCCATCTGGTGAAGGGCGTGGTCGAGGGCGTCGGCAGCTATGGCAACGCCTTCGGCGTGCCGACCGTGGGGGGCGAGGTTCGCTTCCACCGCGCCTATAACGGCAACTGCCTGGTCAACGCCTTTGCCGCCGGTCTGGCCGATGCGGATGCGATCTTCTACTCCGCCGCCTCGGGCGTGGGGATGCCGGTCGTCTATCTGGGGGCCAAGACAGGCCGGGACGGCGTGGGCGGGGCCACCATGGCCAGCGCCGAGTTCGACGACACGATCGAGGAAAAACGCCCCACCGTGCAGGTCGGCGACCCCTTCACCGAAAAGCGTCTGCTCGAAGCGTGCCTTGAACTGATGGCTTCGGGCGCCGTCATCTCCATTCAGGACATGGGGGCCGCGGGCCTGACCTGTTCGGCGGTGGAGATGGGCGACAAGGGCGGCCTCGGCATCCGGCTGGATCTGGAGAATGTGCCCCAGCGCGAAACCCACATGACCGCGTATGAGATGATGCTGTCCGAAAGCCAGGAGCGGATGCTCATGGTGCTGAAGCCGGATATGGAGGCCGAGGCGCGGGCGATCTTCGTCAAATGGGATCTGGATTTCGCCATCGTCGGCGAAACGATCCCCGAGGACCGGTTCCTGATCCGGCACAACGGCGCGGTGAAGGCGGACATCCCCCTGTCGAAGCTATCCTCCAGTGCGCCGGAATACGACCGCCCCTGGGTGGAGACGCCCGCCGCCGCCCCCTTGGGCGACGTGCCGCAGATCGACCCGATCGACGGGCTGCGGACGCTGATCGCCTCCCCCTCCTATGCCCACAAGGCCTGGGTGTATGAACAATATGACAGCATGGTCATGGCCGACACGATCCGCGCGCCGGGGCTTGGCGCGGGCGTCGTGCGGGTGCATGGCACCGACAAGGCGCTGGCCTTCACCAGCGACGTCACCCCCCGCTACGTCAAGGCGAACCCGCAGCAAGGCGGACGTCAGGCGGTGGCCGAAGCCTATCGCAACCTGATCGCCGTGGGCGCACGGCCCTTGGCCACGACCGACAACCTGAACTTCGGCAACCCCGAAAAGCCCGAGATCATGGGTCAGTTCGTCGGCGCGATCAAAGGCATCGGCGAGGCTGTGGCCGCGCTGGACATGCCCATCGTGTCGGGCAACGTGTCGCTTTATAACGAAACCGACGGCCAAGGCATCCTGCCCACGCCCACCATCGGCGCGGTGGGGCTGCTGTCCAGCCTGTCCGATCTGATCGCGGGCCAGCCGAGCGAGGGCGATCTGGCCGTCGTGATCGGCGCGACCGAAGGGCATCTGGGCCAATCCGCCCTGCTGGCCGAGATGGGGATCGAAGACGGCGACGCCCCCCCCGTCGATCTGGCGGTCGAGCGTCGCAACGGCGAGTTCCTGCGCGCCAACCGCGCCCGCCTGAAGGCCGCGACCGACCTGTCGGACGGCGGTCTGGCCCTGGCCGCGTTCGAAATGGCCGAAGGGGCGCGCCTTGGCCTGACGCTGACCGCAGGCGATATCCCCACGCTGTTCGGTGAGGATCAGGCCCGGTATCTGGTCGCCATCGCCCCTTCCGATCTGGCCGCGCTGACGGCGGCGGCCGACGCGGCGGGCGTGCCGGTGGCGCAGGTCGGCAGCTTTGGCGGGCAGTCCGTTCGCCTTGGCACCGCAAGCGCCGATCTGGCCGATCTGTCCCGCACCTATCGCACCGCGTTCGAAGCCGCGGTGGCCTGA
- a CDS encoding LysR family transcriptional regulator codes for MDWDKLRIFHAVADAGSLTHAGEVLHLSQSAVSRQIRALEESLNVTLFHRHARGLILTEQGELLFDATSAMAKRLDAAAARIRDSEDEVFGELRVTTTIGLGTMWLAPRLTRLYQKYPALKIDLMLEERVLDLPMREADVAIRMKEPSQADLIRKRLMTIRMQCYATPDYLAQHGTPETMDDFNRHRLICQHAGTPQVSAGASLVAELMSHNIPSTLTVNNYFGVMQAVLNHLGIGVLPDYLADEFPHLVRVLPDVSSTDVPVFLAYPEELRHSKRIAAFREFVTEEITAYRKRLQTG; via the coding sequence ATGGACTGGGACAAACTTCGTATTTTTCACGCGGTTGCGGATGCGGGAAGCCTGACCCATGCCGGTGAGGTGCTGCACCTGTCGCAATCGGCGGTCAGCCGCCAGATCCGCGCGCTGGAAGAAAGCCTGAACGTCACCCTGTTCCACCGCCACGCCCGCGGCCTGATCCTGACCGAACAGGGGGAATTGCTGTTTGACGCCACCAGCGCCATGGCCAAACGCCTGGACGCCGCCGCCGCCCGCATCCGCGACAGCGAGGATGAGGTCTTCGGCGAGCTGCGCGTGACGACGACCATCGGGCTCGGCACCATGTGGCTCGCCCCCCGCCTGACGCGGCTCTACCAGAAATACCCCGCGCTGAAGATCGACCTGATGCTGGAAGAACGGGTGCTGGACCTGCCGATGCGCGAGGCGGACGTCGCCATCCGCATGAAGGAACCAAGCCAGGCCGACCTGATCCGCAAACGTCTGATGACCATCCGTATGCAATGCTATGCTACGCCCGACTATCTGGCGCAGCACGGCACGCCGGAAACGATGGACGATTTCAACCGGCACCGCCTGATCTGCCAACATGCGGGCACGCCGCAGGTGTCGGCGGGCGCCTCGCTGGTGGCGGAACTCATGAGCCACAACATCCCCTCCACCCTGACGGTGAACAACTATTTCGGGGTGATGCAGGCGGTCCTGAACCATCTGGGCATCGGCGTGTTGCCCGACTATCTGGCCGATGAATTCCCGCATCTGGTGCGGGTGCTGCCCGACGTGTCCTCGACCGATGTGCCCGTCTTCCTCGCCTATCCCGAGGAGCTGCGGCACTCCAAGCGCATCGCCGCCTTCCGCGAGTTCGTGACCGAGGAGATCACGGCCTATCGCAAACGCCTCCAGACGGGCTGA
- a CDS encoding glutamate racemase, with amino-acid sequence MAVGVFDSGLGGLTVLAALQHRLPQVPFVYYGDNANAPYGVRDAQDIYDLTTRAVQRLWDEGCDLVVLACNTASAAALKRMQETWIPADKRVLGVFVPLIEALTERQWGDNTPPREVGVKHVALFATPATVASRAFQRELAFRAIGVDVEAQPCGGVVDAIEAGDDILAEALVRSHVEALLRRMPRPDAAVLGCTHYPMMETVFRRALGPDVSVFSQPGLVAAALDDYLARRPEFVGAGTQTRYLTTGNPDSVSNHATRFLRRAVRFEAA; translated from the coding sequence ATGGCGGTTGGCGTATTCGATTCGGGGCTGGGCGGGCTGACGGTTCTTGCCGCCCTGCAGCATCGGCTTCCGCAGGTGCCCTTCGTCTATTACGGCGACAACGCGAATGCGCCTTACGGGGTGCGGGATGCGCAGGACATCTATGACCTGACCACCCGCGCCGTGCAGCGTCTTTGGGACGAAGGCTGCGATCTGGTGGTTCTGGCCTGCAACACCGCCTCTGCCGCCGCGTTGAAGCGAATGCAGGAGACGTGGATTCCCGCCGACAAGCGTGTGCTGGGCGTGTTCGTCCCGCTGATCGAGGCGCTGACCGAGCGGCAATGGGGCGACAACACCCCCCCGCGCGAGGTGGGGGTGAAGCATGTGGCCCTGTTCGCGACACCGGCGACGGTGGCCAGCCGCGCGTTCCAGCGGGAACTGGCGTTCCGCGCGATCGGTGTTGATGTGGAGGCGCAGCCCTGCGGCGGCGTGGTCGACGCGATCGAGGCGGGGGACGACATCCTGGCCGAGGCGCTGGTGCGCAGCCATGTCGAGGCGCTGCTGCGCCGGATGCCGCGCCCCGACGCCGCCGTGCTGGGCTGCACCCATTATCCGATGATGGAAACCGTGTTCCGCCGTGCGCTTGGCCCGGATGTCTCGGTCTTTTCCCAGCCCGGTCTGGTTGCGGCGGCGCTGGACGATTATCTGGCCCGGCGGCCCGAGTTTGTTGGCGCGGGCACGCAAACGCGGTATCTGACGACCGGCAACCCCGACAGCGTGTCGAACCACGCCACGCGTTTTCTGCGCCGAGCCGTCCGGTTCGAGGCCGCCTGA
- the argC gene encoding N-acetyl-gamma-glutamyl-phosphate reductase, translating to MTQRIAILGASGYTGAELVRLISTHPSMRIVALSGDRKAGMAMGDVFPFLRHLDLPNLCKIEEIDFSNVDLAFCALPHATSQAVIKDLPKDLKIVDLSADFRLRDPAEYQKWYGQPHAAVEMQAEAVYGLTEFYRDDIRAARLVAGTGCNAATGQYAVRPLIEAGVINLDEIVMDLKNGVSGAGRSLKENLLHAELSEGCNAYSAGGTHRHLGEFDQEFSKVAGRPVLVQFTPHLVPMNRGILADVYVRGEPAAIHRALADRYAEEPFIHVLPMGKLPSSHDVRGSNHVHIGVAGDRIPGRALVVATLDNLCKGSSGQALQNANLMLGLDETAGLMLSPVFP from the coding sequence ATGACCCAACGCATCGCCATCCTCGGCGCCTCCGGCTATACCGGCGCGGAACTGGTGCGCCTGATCTCCACCCATCCGTCGATGCGGATCGTGGCGCTGTCGGGCGACCGCAAGGCGGGCATGGCGATGGGCGACGTGTTCCCGTTCCTGCGGCATCTGGACCTGCCCAACCTGTGCAAGATCGAGGAGATCGACTTCTCGAACGTCGATCTGGCCTTCTGCGCTCTGCCCCATGCCACGTCGCAGGCGGTGATCAAGGATTTGCCGAAGGACCTGAAGATCGTCGATCTGTCGGCCGATTTCCGGCTGCGCGATCCGGCGGAATATCAGAAATGGTATGGCCAGCCCCATGCGGCGGTGGAGATGCAGGCCGAGGCCGTCTATGGCCTGACCGAATTTTATCGCGACGACATCCGTGCGGCGCGGCTGGTCGCGGGCACGGGCTGCAACGCGGCCACCGGGCAATACGCCGTGCGCCCGTTGATCGAAGCGGGGGTGATCAATCTGGATGAGATCGTGATGGACCTGAAGAACGGCGTGTCGGGCGCGGGGCGCAGCTTGAAGGAAAATCTGCTGCACGCCGAACTGTCCGAAGGCTGCAACGCCTATAGCGCGGGCGGCACGCATCGGCATCTGGGGGAATTCGATCAGGAATTCTCGAAGGTTGCGGGGCGGCCGGTTCTGGTGCAGTTCACCCCGCATCTGGTGCCGATGAATCGCGGGATTCTGGCCGATGTCTATGTCCGCGGTGAACCGGCGGCGATCCATCGCGCCCTGGCGGACCGTTATGCGGAGGAGCCGTTCATCCATGTGCTGCCGATGGGCAAACTGCCCTCCAGCCACGATGTGCGCGGGTCCAACCATGTGCATATCGGCGTGGCGGGGGACCGGATACCGGGGCGGGCGCTTGTGGTGGCCACGTTGGACAACCTGTGCAAGGGATCGTCGGGGCAGGCGTTGCAGAATGCCAATCTGATGCTGGGTCTGGACGAGACGGCGGGCCTCATGCTGTCCCCCGTCTTTCCCTGA
- the ccmE gene encoding cytochrome c maturation protein CcmE: MRGLKKRRRIQIIVLAFVSLALATALVGWSMRDGINFFRSPSQVLSDPPRDGEVFRLGGLVEEGSLVRGQGETVRFRVTDGGASVPATFAGILPDLFGEGEGMVGTGRMESDVFVASEVLAKHDETYMPKEVVDALKEQGVYQPAE; this comes from the coding sequence ATGAGGGGCCTGAAGAAACGCCGCCGGATCCAGATCATCGTCCTGGCCTTCGTCTCGCTAGCGCTGGCGACGGCGCTGGTCGGCTGGTCGATGCGGGACGGGATAAACTTCTTCCGCTCTCCCAGTCAGGTTCTGAGCGATCCGCCGCGCGACGGCGAGGTGTTCCGCTTGGGCGGGCTGGTGGAGGAAGGCAGTCTGGTCCGGGGGCAGGGCGAAACGGTGCGGTTCCGCGTGACGGATGGGGGCGCGTCGGTGCCCGCCACCTTTGCCGGCATCCTGCCCGATCTGTTCGGCGAGGGGGAGGGCATGGTCGGCACGGGCCGGATGGAGAGCGACGTCTTCGTCGCCTCCGAGGTGCTGGCCAAGCACGACGAGACCTACATGCCCAAAGAGGTGGTGGACGCGTTGAAGGAACAGGGCGTCTATCAACCCGCCGAATGA
- the gltA gene encoding citrate synthase, which yields MTKNASLTFGDKTVELPVRSPTAGPDVLDIRKLYGELDVFTYDPGFTSTASCDSAITFIDGDKGELLHRGYPIEQLAEQSCFLEVCYLLLYGDLPSQAQMEEFRTTVTRHTMVHEQMHNFFRGFRRDAHPMATMVGVVGAMSAFYHDSTDITDPHQREVASFRLIAKLPTIAAMAYKYAIGQPFVYPRNDLDYASNFLHMCFSVPAETYEVNPVLAKAMDRIMMLHADHEQNASTSTVRLAGSSGANPFACIAAGIACLWGPAHGGANQACLEMLREIGTVDRIPEYIEKAKDKNDPFRLMGFGHRVYKNFDPRAKVMKESADEVLELMGIHNNPTLQVAKELERIALEDDYFVSKKLYPNVDFYSGIILDAMGFPTSMFTPIFALSRTVGWISQWKEMISDPALKIGRPRQLYTGPARRDYTDLSTR from the coding sequence ATGACGAAAAACGCCTCATTGACCTTCGGCGACAAGACGGTGGAGTTGCCCGTCCGCAGCCCGACGGCAGGCCCTGACGTTCTCGACATCCGCAAGCTGTATGGCGAACTGGACGTGTTCACCTACGACCCCGGCTTCACGTCCACCGCATCGTGCGACAGCGCCATCACCTTCATCGACGGCGACAAGGGCGAACTTCTGCATCGCGGCTACCCGATCGAGCAGTTGGCCGAACAGTCCTGCTTCCTTGAGGTCTGCTACCTGCTGCTCTACGGCGATCTGCCGAGCCAGGCGCAGATGGAAGAGTTCCGCACCACGGTCACGCGCCACACCATGGTGCATGAACAGATGCACAACTTCTTCCGCGGTTTCCGCCGTGATGCGCATCCGATGGCGACGATGGTCGGGGTCGTGGGGGCCATGTCGGCCTTCTATCACGACAGCACGGACATCACCGACCCGCACCAGCGCGAGGTCGCGTCCTTCCGCCTGATCGCCAAACTGCCGACGATCGCTGCCATGGCCTACAAATACGCGATCGGCCAGCCCTTCGTGTATCCGCGCAACGATCTCGATTACGCGTCGAATTTCCTGCACATGTGCTTCTCGGTCCCGGCCGAGACCTATGAGGTCAACCCGGTTCTGGCAAAGGCCATGGACCGGATCATGATGCTGCACGCCGATCACGAGCAGAACGCCTCCACCTCCACCGTGCGTTTGGCCGGATCGTCGGGCGCGAACCCCTTCGCCTGCATCGCAGCGGGCATCGCCTGCCTGTGGGGCCCGGCGCATGGCGGTGCGAACCAGGCCTGTCTGGAAATGCTGCGCGAGATCGGGACCGTGGACCGCATCCCCGAATACATCGAAAAGGCGAAGGACAAGAACGATCCCTTCCGCCTGATGGGCTTCGGCCACCGCGTCTACAAGAACTTCGACCCGCGCGCCAAGGTCATGAAGGAATCGGCCGACGAGGTGCTGGAGCTGATGGGGATCCACAACAACCCCACGCTTCAGGTCGCCAAGGAGCTTGAGCGGATCGCGCTGGAGGACGACTACTTCGTCTCCAAGAAGCTTTACCCGAACGTCGATTTCTACTCCGGCATCATCCTGGATGCGATGGGCTTCCCCACCTCGATGTTCACGCCGATCTTCGCACTGTCGCGCACGGTGGGCTGGATCAGCCAGTGGAAAGAGATGATCTCGGACCCGGCGCTGAAGATCGGGCGCCCGCGTCAGCTTTATACCGGGCCGGCGCGTCGGGATTACACCGACCTCAGCACCCGCTGA
- the gltX gene encoding glutamate--tRNA ligase — MAEIVTRFAPSPTGYLHIGGGRTALFNWLYARGRGGKFLLRIEDTDRERSTPEATDAILKGLTWLGLDWDGEVVSQFDRKDRHAEVARQMLDAGTAYKCFSTQDEIEAFREAARAEGRSTLFQSPWRDADPATHPDAPFVIRMKAPRDGQTVIADEVQGDVTFGNDQLDDMVVLRSDGTPTYMLAVVVDDHDMGVTHVIRGDDHLNNAARQQMVYDAMGWTVPVWAHIPLIHGADGKKLSKRHGALGVEEYQVMGYPAAGMRNYLARLGWSHGDDEIFTTAQAMEWFDLSGIGRAPARLDFKKLEHTCGQHIGMMDDADLMRELSAFLDASGQPALTPVQDERLRAGLYCLKDRAKTFPDLLEKGRFALVSRPVERDDKAEAALDSVSRSILKDLTDRLRGASWTREDLEPLLTAMAEERGLGFGKLAAPIRAALAGRTATPSVYDMMLVIGRDETIARLEDCAP, encoded by the coding sequence ATGGCCGAGATCGTCACCCGCTTCGCCCCCTCGCCCACGGGATACCTGCATATCGGCGGCGGACGGACGGCGCTGTTCAACTGGCTTTACGCCCGGGGGCGCGGCGGAAAGTTCCTGTTGCGGATCGAGGATACCGACCGCGAACGCTCCACCCCCGAGGCGACGGACGCCATCCTGAAGGGCCTGACATGGCTGGGACTGGACTGGGACGGCGAGGTTGTCAGCCAGTTCGACCGCAAGGACCGCCATGCGGAGGTCGCGCGGCAGATGCTGGACGCCGGCACCGCCTATAAATGCTTCTCCACGCAGGACGAAATCGAGGCCTTCCGCGAGGCGGCGCGGGCCGAAGGCCGTTCCACCCTGTTTCAAAGCCCGTGGCGCGATGCCGATCCCGCAACCCACCCCGACGCGCCCTTTGTCATCCGCATGAAGGCCCCGCGCGACGGCCAGACCGTCATCGCCGACGAGGTGCAGGGCGACGTGACCTTCGGCAACGACCAGCTGGACGACATGGTCGTCCTGCGCTCGGACGGCACGCCGACCTATATGCTGGCCGTGGTGGTGGACGATCACGACATGGGCGTCACGCATGTCATCCGCGGCGACGATCACCTCAACAACGCGGCCCGTCAGCAGATGGTCTATGACGCGATGGGCTGGACGGTGCCGGTCTGGGCGCACATCCCGCTCATTCACGGCGCGGACGGCAAGAAACTGTCCAAACGCCACGGCGCCCTGGGGGTCGAGGAATATCAGGTCATGGGATACCCCGCCGCCGGAATGCGCAACTACCTCGCCCGGCTGGGGTGGAGCCATGGCGACGATGAGATCTTCACGACCGCGCAGGCCATGGAGTGGTTCGACCTCTCCGGCATCGGCCGCGCCCCCGCACGGCTGGACTTCAAGAAGCTGGAACACACCTGCGGTCAGCATATCGGCATGATGGACGACGCCGATCTGATGCGGGAACTCTCCGCCTTCCTTGATGCCAGCGGGCAGCCGGCCCTGACGCCGGTTCAGGACGAGCGGTTGCGTGCGGGCCTGTATTGCCTGAAGGATCGGGCGAAAACCTTTCCCGACCTTCTGGAAAAAGGGCGTTTCGCCCTCGTCTCCCGTCCGGTTGAACGGGACGACAAGGCCGAAGCGGCGCTTGATTCCGTATCCCGTAGCATACTGAAAGATTTGACGGACCGCCTCCGCGGTGCTAGCTGGACGAGAGAGGATCTGGAGCCGCTTTTGACCGCCATGGCCGAAGAACGGGGACTGGGTTTCGGCAAGCTCGCCGCCCCGATCCGCGCCGCCCTGGCCGGACGCACAGCGACCCCAAGCGTTTACGACATGATGCTGGTCATCGGTCGGGACGAGACGATCGCCCGGTTGGAGGATTGCGCCCCCTAA
- a CDS encoding ComEC/Rec2 family competence protein has product MLARPLVALAEVRGAMFPFLPVCLGLGIAGWFALPWEPARWVYAALAGLVLLGGGLTWRGPYLWQPVALALTFVALGFGVTGVRAHWVAAPVLGFQYYGPVEGRVVEVDRNASDKLRITLDHVVLSRMEPERTPARVRISIHGDWTMPPPKPGARVMTTAFLGAPMPPTEPGGFDFRRMAWFDRLGGIGYTRVPVLALAPPESGAQIIGRIRAFLSSRIQEQVPGQAGAFAAGSVTGDRSGITQSTVEALRDSNLSHLLAISGMNLAFLVAFTFGLVRYGLALIPFAALYLNTKKLAACAALAVSGFYLALSGGNVATERAFIMAAIMLGAILCDRRAISLRTAALSALVLLLWQPESLMNVGFQMSMAATVALIWGFGLVDRMTFRGRLPQWSVPVYTAVLSSVIGGLATGPIAASQFNRYAEYGLLANMLTVPAMGMLMMPGAVLASIFGPLGLPQPGMWLMEAGGRWILAVAHWVAGFGGAVRGIPAPPGPVMPMLYLAALWMVIWPTQARWAALAPMAVAAGLWMSGARPEVLIAADGGVVGVTTAQGRALSFPTGSGFAAANWLERDGDLASQKDAAERAGFHRDATGARVADLSGRALVHLKGKGAPAHVATYCKDGAVVVLGAEWPDLPPEGCLLLDRIALARTGAISIGMDGGRMVMRAALDTARLWDGDRPSLPDQ; this is encoded by the coding sequence GTGTTGGCACGACCGCTTGTTGCGTTGGCCGAAGTGCGCGGCGCCATGTTTCCCTTCTTGCCGGTCTGTCTGGGCTTGGGGATCGCGGGATGGTTCGCCCTGCCGTGGGAACCGGCACGCTGGGTCTATGCCGCGCTGGCCGGGCTTGTCCTGCTGGGCGGCGGTCTTACATGGCGGGGGCCGTATCTGTGGCAGCCGGTGGCGCTGGCGCTGACCTTCGTGGCGCTTGGGTTCGGGGTGACGGGGGTTCGGGCGCATTGGGTGGCGGCGCCGGTTCTGGGCTTTCAGTATTATGGCCCGGTGGAGGGGCGGGTGGTCGAGGTAGACCGCAACGCTTCCGACAAGCTGCGGATCACGCTCGACCATGTCGTCCTGTCGCGGATGGAGCCGGAGCGGACGCCCGCGCGGGTGCGCATCTCGATCCACGGCGATTGGACGATGCCGCCGCCCAAGCCCGGCGCGCGGGTGATGACCACGGCCTTTCTGGGCGCGCCCATGCCCCCGACCGAGCCGGGGGGATTCGATTTCCGCCGCATGGCCTGGTTCGATCGGCTGGGGGGGATCGGATACACGCGTGTGCCGGTGCTGGCGCTGGCCCCGCCCGAATCGGGGGCGCAAATCATCGGTCGGATACGCGCGTTTTTGTCGTCGCGGATACAAGAGCAGGTGCCGGGGCAGGCCGGGGCCTTTGCCGCGGGATCGGTGACGGGGGACCGATCGGGCATCACGCAATCCACCGTCGAGGCCCTGCGCGATTCGAACCTGTCGCACCTTCTGGCGATTTCGGGGATGAACCTTGCGTTTCTCGTGGCCTTCACCTTCGGTCTGGTCCGTTACGGTCTGGCCCTGATCCCCTTCGCTGCGTTGTATCTGAACACCAAGAAACTTGCGGCCTGCGCGGCGCTGGCGGTGTCGGGATTCTATCTGGCCCTGTCGGGGGGCAATGTCGCGACCGAGCGGGCGTTCATCATGGCGGCGATCATGCTGGGGGCGATCCTGTGCGACCGGCGGGCGATCTCTTTGCGGACCGCAGCCCTGTCGGCGCTGGTCTTGCTGCTGTGGCAACCTGAAAGCTTGATGAATGTCGGGTTCCAGATGTCTATGGCGGCCACCGTCGCATTGATCTGGGGATTCGGCCTTGTGGACCGGATGACGTTTCGCGGACGCCTGCCGCAGTGGTCCGTTCCGGTTTACACGGCGGTGCTTTCCTCGGTCATCGGGGGGCTGGCGACGGGGCCGATCGCCGCGTCGCAGTTCAACCGATATGCCGAATACGGGTTGCTGGCGAACATGCTGACCGTTCCGGCGATGGGAATGCTGATGATGCCGGGGGCGGTCCTGGCGTCGATCTTCGGGCCGCTGGGGCTGCCGCAGCCGGGAATGTGGCTGATGGAGGCGGGCGGGCGCTGGATACTTGCGGTCGCCCATTGGGTGGCGGGATTCGGGGGGGCGGTGCGCGGCATTCCAGCCCCGCCGGGCCCGGTGATGCCGATGTTGTATCTGGCGGCGCTGTGGATGGTGATCTGGCCCACCCAAGCCCGCTGGGCCGCGCTTGCCCCCATGGCGGTGGCCGCTGGACTGTGGATGTCAGGCGCGCGGCCCGAGGTGCTGATCGCGGCCGATGGGGGCGTGGTGGGTGTGACCACGGCGCAGGGTCGGGCGTTGTCCTTTCCGACCGGTTCCGGATTTGCCGCGGCGAACTGGTTGGAGCGGGATGGCGATCTGGCATCGCAGAAGGACGCCGCCGAGCGCGCGGGATTTCACCGCGATGCCACCGGGGCGCGGGTGGCCGACCTGTCCGGGAGGGCCCTTGTTCATCTGAAGGGGAAGGGCGCGCCCGCCCATGTCGCCACATACTGCAAGGACGGGGCGGTCGTCGTCTTGGGGGCGGAATGGCCGGATCTTCCGCCCGAGGGGTGCCTGCTTTTGGACCGCATCGCCCTGGCGCGCACGGGCGCGATCTCGATCGGGATGGACGGGGGGCGGATGGTGATGCGCGCGGCCCTCGACACCGCGCGTCTGTGGGACGGGGATCGCCCGTCCCTGCCGGATCAGTAG
- the lexA gene encoding transcriptional repressor LexA, with amino-acid sequence MLTRKQMELLNFIRERMDQDGVPPSFDEMKEALNLRSKSGIHRLITALEERGFIRRLAHRARAIEILKLPEAMEKATFTPRVVEGSRPARPAGAVPVTIDALEVPVMGKIAAGIPIEAIQNITHQIAVPGSMVSGRGQHYALTVEGDSMIQAGINDGDTVIIREQSTADNGDIVVALVEDHEATLKRFRRKGGMISLEAANPAYETRILPEGRVKVQGKLVGLIRNY; translated from the coding sequence ATGCTGACGCGCAAGCAGATGGAGCTGCTCAATTTCATTCGGGAACGGATGGATCAGGATGGGGTCCCCCCCTCGTTCGATGAGATGAAGGAAGCCCTCAATCTGCGATCGAAGTCGGGCATCCACCGCCTGATCACGGCGCTGGAGGAACGGGGATTCATTCGCCGCCTCGCCCACCGCGCCCGCGCGATCGAGATTCTGAAGCTGCCTGAGGCGATGGAGAAAGCCACCTTCACCCCACGCGTCGTCGAAGGCAGCCGCCCCGCCCGTCCCGCAGGTGCCGTCCCGGTGACCATCGACGCGCTTGAGGTGCCGGTGATGGGCAAGATCGCCGCCGGCATCCCGATCGAGGCCATTCAGAACATCACCCACCAGATCGCCGTCCCGGGGTCGATGGTGTCGGGCCGTGGCCAGCACTACGCCCTGACGGTCGAAGGCGATTCCATGATCCAGGCGGGAATCAACGACGGCGACACGGTCATCATCCGCGAACAGTCCACGGCCGATAACGGCGATATTGTCGTCGCGCTGGTGGAGGATCACGAAGCCACGCTGAAGCGCTTCCGTCGCAAGGGGGGAATGATCTCGCTGGAAGCGGCAAACCCAGCCTATGAAACCCGCATTCTTCCCGAAGGTCGGGTCAAGGTGCAGGGAAAGCTGGTCGGGCTGATCCGCAACTACTGA